The following are encoded together in the Neofelis nebulosa isolate mNeoNeb1 chromosome 9, mNeoNeb1.pri, whole genome shotgun sequence genome:
- the ZNF341 gene encoding zinc finger protein 341 isoform X2: MAQTIFEALEGMDNQTVLAVQSLLDGQGAVPDPTGQSVNAPPTIQPLDDEDVFLCGKCKKQFNSLPAFMTHKREQCQGNAPPLATVSLATNSIYTPSAAPTAVQQAPPPANRQISTYITVPPSPLIQTLVQGNILVSDDVLMSAMSAFTSLDQPMPQGPPPVQVPNQCVEAPVYPTPPVYSPGKQGFKPKGPNPAAPMTSATGGTVATFDSPPTLKTRRAKGASGLPEAAGKPKAQKLKCSYCDKSFTKNFDLQQHIRSHTGEKPFQCIACGRAFAQKSNVKKHMQTHKVWPPGRSGGTVSRNSVTVQVMALNPSRQEDEENTGLGQTLSGAPQPQALPTAGEDEGDKLEAKQVVLIDSSYLCQFCPSKFSTYFQLKSHMTQHKNEQVYKCVVKSCAQTFPKLDTFLEHIKSHQEELSYRCHLCGKDFPSLYDLGVHQYSHSLLPQHSPKKDSAIYKCVKCVNKYSTPEALEHHLQTATHNFPCPHCQKVFPCERYLRRHLPTHGSGGRFKCQVCKKFFRREHYLKLHAHIHSGEKPYKCSVCESAFNRKDKLKRHMLIHEPFKKYKCPFSTHTGCSKEFNRPDKLKAHILSHSGMKLHKCALCSKSFSRRAHLAEHQRAHTGNYKFRCAGCAKGFSRHKYLKDHRCRLGPQKDKDLQARRPSRRRAAPRSSSSGGRKVVTPLPDPLGLEELKDTGAGPVPEAAPGKPPFSEPDAVLSIVVGGTVGGEPELVVPGHAESLGSNLALAELQAGTEGPCAMLAVPVYIQASE, from the exons ATGGCGCAGACGATTTTCGAGGCCCTGGAGG gAATGGACAATCAGACTGTCCTGGCGGTCCAGTCATTGTTGGATGGCCAAGGAGCAGTCCCTGATCCAACAGGCCAGAGTGTCAATGCACCTCCTACTATCCAGCCACTGG ATGATGAGGATGTCTTTCTCTGCGGGAAGTGTAAGAAGCAGTTCAACTCGCTGCCAGCATTTATGACCCACAAGCGGGAACAGTGCCAGGGGAATGCCCCACCCCTGGCCACAGTCTCACTGGCCACCAATAGCATCTACACGCCTTCAGCAGCACCCACAGCAGTCCAGCAGGCCCCACCTCCTGCCAATCGCCAG ATCTCCACGTACATTACAGTACCCCCATCCCCGCTGATCCAGACGCTGGTGCAGGGGAACATCTTGGTGAGCGATGATGTGCTCATGTCTGCCATGTCAGCCTTCACGTCTCTGGACCAGCCCATGCCCCAGGGCCCCCCACCCGTGCAG GTGCCAAACCAGTGTGTGGAGGCTCCAGTATACCCCACCCCTCCGGTTTACAGCCCCGGCAAACAGGGATTCAAACCGAAAGGACCAAACCCTGCCGCCCCCATGACCAGCGCCACTGGGGGCACGGTGGCCACCTTTGACTCCCCCCCAACGCTGAAGACCCGAAGGGCCAAAGGTGCCAGTGGACTCCCAGAAG CAGCAGGGAAGCCAAAGGCTCAGAAACTGAAGTGCTCATACTGTGACAAGTCGTTCACCAAAAACTTCGACCTTCAGCAGCACATCCGCAG CCACACCGGTGAGAAGCCCTTCCAATGCATTGCATGTGGCCGTGCCTTTGCCCAGAAGTCTAATGTCAAGAAACACATGCAGACTCATAAGGTGTGGCCCCCAGGGCGTAGCGGTGGCACTGTCTCTCGCAACTCTGTAACTGTACAGGTCATGGCCCTCAACCCCAGCAGGCAGGAGGACGAGGAAAACACAG GTTTGGGCCAGACCCTGTCGGGTGCCCCACAGCCCCAGGCCTTGCCCACAGCAGGTGAGGATGAGGGGGACAAGCTGGAGGCCAAGCAGGTGGTCCTCATCGATAGCTCCTACCTGTGCCAGTTCTGCCCCAGCAAGTTCAGCACCTACTTCCAGCTCAAGTCCCACATGACCCAGCATAAGAATGAGCAG GTGTACAAGTGTGTGGTCAAAAGCTGTGCGCAGACCTTCCCGAAGCTCGACACATTTCTGGAGCACATCAAGAGCCACCAGGAGGAGCTGAGCTACCGCTGCCACCTCTGTGGCAAGGACTTCCCCTCGCTGTACGACCTGGGCGTGCACCAGTACTCCCACAGCCTCCTGCCACAGCACAGCCCCAAGAAGGACAGCGCCATCTACAA GTGTGTCAAATGTGTCAACAAATACTCTACTCCCGAGGCCCTGGAGCACCACCTGCAGACCGCCACTCACAACTTCCCCTGCCCGCACTGCCAAAAG GTGTTTCCTTGTGAGCGCTACCTACGGCGTCATCTGCCCACCCACGGCAGTGGGGGCAGGTTCAAGTGCCAGGTGTGCAAGAAGTTCTTCCGGCGAGAGCACTACCTCAAACTTCATGCTCACATCCACTCAG GTGAGAAGCCCTACAAATGCTCAGTGTGCGAGTCTGCGTTCAACCGTAAGGACAAACTGAAGAGACACATGTTGATCCATGAGCCATTCAAGAAATATAAATGCCCCTTCTC GACACACACGGGCTGCAGTAAAGAGTTCAATCGGCCGGACAAACTGAAGGCTCATATCCTCTCCCACTCTG gcatgAAGCTCCACAAGTGCGCCCTGTGCAGCAAGTCCTTCAGCCGCCGTGCCCACCTCGCGGAGCACCAGCGCGCCCACACGGGCAACTACAAGTTCCGCTGTGCTGGCTGTGCCAAGGGCTTTTCCCGACACAAATACCTCAAGGATCACCGCTGCCGCCTTGGCCCCCAAAAGGACAAGGACCTGCAAGCCCGGCGGCCCTCCCGGAGGAGGGCGGCCCCCCGCAGCAGCAGCAGTGGTGGGCGCAAGGTGGTGACCCCCCTGCCTGACCCGCTGGGGCTGGAGGAACTGAAAGACACAGGGGCTGGGCCTGTGCCGGAGGCTGCCCCAGGCAAGCCGCCCTTCTCAGAGCCAGATGCAGTGCTGTCCATCGTAGTGGGTGGCACGGTGGGTGGCGAGCCTGAGCTGGTAGTGCCTGGGCATGCTGAGAGCCTGGGCTCCAACCTGGCGCTGGCGGAGCTGCAGGCAGGGACTGAGGGCCCATGTGCCATGCTCGCTGTGCCTGTGTACATCCAGGCCTCAGAGTGA
- the ZNF341 gene encoding zinc finger protein 341 isoform X3 has product MAKEQSLIQQARVSMHLLLSSHWISTYITVPPSPLIQTLVQGNILVSDDVLMSAMSAFTSLDQPMPQGPPPVQSSLNMHSAPSYLSQPPPPPPPPPPLPPPPPPQPPPPPPQSLGPPGRPNPGGNGVVEVYSATTEPLAGSGTVEIQALGMQPYPPLEVPNQCVEAPVYPTPPVYSPGKQGFKPKGPNPAAPMTSATGGTVATFDSPPTLKTRRAKGASGLPEAAGKPKAQKLKCSYCDKSFTKNFDLQQHIRSHTGEKPFQCIACGRAFAQKSNVKKHMQTHKVWPPGRSGGTVSRNSVTVQVMALNPSRQEDEENTGLGQTLSGAPQPQALPTAGEDEGDKLEAKQVVLIDSSYLCQFCPSKFSTYFQLKSHMTQHKNEQVYKCVVKSCAQTFPKLDTFLEHIKSHQEELSYRCHLCGKDFPSLYDLGVHQYSHSLLPQHSPKKDSAIYKCVKCVNKYSTPEALEHHLQTATHNFPCPHCQKVFPCERYLRRHLPTHGSGGRFKCQVCKKFFRREHYLKLHAHIHSGEKPYKCSVCESAFNRKDKLKRHMLIHEPFKKYKCPFSTHTGCSKEFNRPDKLKAHILSHSGMKLHKCALCSKSFSRRAHLAEHQRAHTGNYKFRCAGCAKGFSRHKYLKDHRCRLGPQKDKDLQARRPSRRRAAPRSSSSGGRKVVTPLPDPLGLEELKDTGAGPVPEAAPGKPPFSEPDAVLSIVVGGTVGGEPELVVPGHAESLGSNLALAELQAGTEGPCAMLAVPVYIQASE; this is encoded by the exons ATGGCCAAGGAGCAGTCCCTGATCCAACAGGCCAGAGTGTCAATGCACCTCCTACTATCCAGCCACTGG ATCTCCACGTACATTACAGTACCCCCATCCCCGCTGATCCAGACGCTGGTGCAGGGGAACATCTTGGTGAGCGATGATGTGCTCATGTCTGCCATGTCAGCCTTCACGTCTCTGGACCAGCCCATGCCCCAGGGCCCCCCACCCGTGCAG AGCAGCCTGAACATGCATTCCGCACCCAGCTACCTCTCCCAGCCTccgccacctcccccaccccctccaccactgcccccacccccaccaccccagcccccaccacccccgccccagagCCTGGGCCCCCCCGGGCGTCCCAATCCTGGCGGAAATGGCGTGGTTGAGGTGTACAGTGCCACGACGGAGCCCCTGGCTGGGAGTGGCACAGTGGAGATCCAGGCATTGGGAATGCAGCCCTACCCACCCCTGGAG GTGCCAAACCAGTGTGTGGAGGCTCCAGTATACCCCACCCCTCCGGTTTACAGCCCCGGCAAACAGGGATTCAAACCGAAAGGACCAAACCCTGCCGCCCCCATGACCAGCGCCACTGGGGGCACGGTGGCCACCTTTGACTCCCCCCCAACGCTGAAGACCCGAAGGGCCAAAGGTGCCAGTGGACTCCCAGAAG CAGCAGGGAAGCCAAAGGCTCAGAAACTGAAGTGCTCATACTGTGACAAGTCGTTCACCAAAAACTTCGACCTTCAGCAGCACATCCGCAG CCACACCGGTGAGAAGCCCTTCCAATGCATTGCATGTGGCCGTGCCTTTGCCCAGAAGTCTAATGTCAAGAAACACATGCAGACTCATAAGGTGTGGCCCCCAGGGCGTAGCGGTGGCACTGTCTCTCGCAACTCTGTAACTGTACAGGTCATGGCCCTCAACCCCAGCAGGCAGGAGGACGAGGAAAACACAG GTTTGGGCCAGACCCTGTCGGGTGCCCCACAGCCCCAGGCCTTGCCCACAGCAGGTGAGGATGAGGGGGACAAGCTGGAGGCCAAGCAGGTGGTCCTCATCGATAGCTCCTACCTGTGCCAGTTCTGCCCCAGCAAGTTCAGCACCTACTTCCAGCTCAAGTCCCACATGACCCAGCATAAGAATGAGCAG GTGTACAAGTGTGTGGTCAAAAGCTGTGCGCAGACCTTCCCGAAGCTCGACACATTTCTGGAGCACATCAAGAGCCACCAGGAGGAGCTGAGCTACCGCTGCCACCTCTGTGGCAAGGACTTCCCCTCGCTGTACGACCTGGGCGTGCACCAGTACTCCCACAGCCTCCTGCCACAGCACAGCCCCAAGAAGGACAGCGCCATCTACAA GTGTGTCAAATGTGTCAACAAATACTCTACTCCCGAGGCCCTGGAGCACCACCTGCAGACCGCCACTCACAACTTCCCCTGCCCGCACTGCCAAAAG GTGTTTCCTTGTGAGCGCTACCTACGGCGTCATCTGCCCACCCACGGCAGTGGGGGCAGGTTCAAGTGCCAGGTGTGCAAGAAGTTCTTCCGGCGAGAGCACTACCTCAAACTTCATGCTCACATCCACTCAG GTGAGAAGCCCTACAAATGCTCAGTGTGCGAGTCTGCGTTCAACCGTAAGGACAAACTGAAGAGACACATGTTGATCCATGAGCCATTCAAGAAATATAAATGCCCCTTCTC GACACACACGGGCTGCAGTAAAGAGTTCAATCGGCCGGACAAACTGAAGGCTCATATCCTCTCCCACTCTG gcatgAAGCTCCACAAGTGCGCCCTGTGCAGCAAGTCCTTCAGCCGCCGTGCCCACCTCGCGGAGCACCAGCGCGCCCACACGGGCAACTACAAGTTCCGCTGTGCTGGCTGTGCCAAGGGCTTTTCCCGACACAAATACCTCAAGGATCACCGCTGCCGCCTTGGCCCCCAAAAGGACAAGGACCTGCAAGCCCGGCGGCCCTCCCGGAGGAGGGCGGCCCCCCGCAGCAGCAGCAGTGGTGGGCGCAAGGTGGTGACCCCCCTGCCTGACCCGCTGGGGCTGGAGGAACTGAAAGACACAGGGGCTGGGCCTGTGCCGGAGGCTGCCCCAGGCAAGCCGCCCTTCTCAGAGCCAGATGCAGTGCTGTCCATCGTAGTGGGTGGCACGGTGGGTGGCGAGCCTGAGCTGGTAGTGCCTGGGCATGCTGAGAGCCTGGGCTCCAACCTGGCGCTGGCGGAGCTGCAGGCAGGGACTGAGGGCCCATGTGCCATGCTCGCTGTGCCTGTGTACATCCAGGCCTCAGAGTGA
- the ZNF341 gene encoding zinc finger protein 341 isoform X1, which produces MAQTIFEALEGMDNQTVLAVQSLLDGQGAVPDPTGQSVNAPPTIQPLDDEDVFLCGKCKKQFNSLPAFMTHKREQCQGNAPPLATVSLATNSIYTPSAAPTAVQQAPPPANRQISTYITVPPSPLIQTLVQGNILVSDDVLMSAMSAFTSLDQPMPQGPPPVQSSLNMHSAPSYLSQPPPPPPPPPPLPPPPPPQPPPPPPQSLGPPGRPNPGGNGVVEVYSATTEPLAGSGTVEIQALGMQPYPPLEVPNQCVEAPVYPTPPVYSPGKQGFKPKGPNPAAPMTSATGGTVATFDSPPTLKTRRAKGASGLPEAAGKPKAQKLKCSYCDKSFTKNFDLQQHIRSHTGEKPFQCIACGRAFAQKSNVKKHMQTHKVWPPGRSGGTVSRNSVTVQVMALNPSRQEDEENTGLGQTLSGAPQPQALPTAGEDEGDKLEAKQVVLIDSSYLCQFCPSKFSTYFQLKSHMTQHKNEQVYKCVVKSCAQTFPKLDTFLEHIKSHQEELSYRCHLCGKDFPSLYDLGVHQYSHSLLPQHSPKKDSAIYKCVKCVNKYSTPEALEHHLQTATHNFPCPHCQKVFPCERYLRRHLPTHGSGGRFKCQVCKKFFRREHYLKLHAHIHSGEKPYKCSVCESAFNRKDKLKRHMLIHEPFKKYKCPFSTHTGCSKEFNRPDKLKAHILSHSGMKLHKCALCSKSFSRRAHLAEHQRAHTGNYKFRCAGCAKGFSRHKYLKDHRCRLGPQKDKDLQARRPSRRRAAPRSSSSGGRKVVTPLPDPLGLEELKDTGAGPVPEAAPGKPPFSEPDAVLSIVVGGTVGGEPELVVPGHAESLGSNLALAELQAGTEGPCAMLAVPVYIQASE; this is translated from the exons ATGGCGCAGACGATTTTCGAGGCCCTGGAGG gAATGGACAATCAGACTGTCCTGGCGGTCCAGTCATTGTTGGATGGCCAAGGAGCAGTCCCTGATCCAACAGGCCAGAGTGTCAATGCACCTCCTACTATCCAGCCACTGG ATGATGAGGATGTCTTTCTCTGCGGGAAGTGTAAGAAGCAGTTCAACTCGCTGCCAGCATTTATGACCCACAAGCGGGAACAGTGCCAGGGGAATGCCCCACCCCTGGCCACAGTCTCACTGGCCACCAATAGCATCTACACGCCTTCAGCAGCACCCACAGCAGTCCAGCAGGCCCCACCTCCTGCCAATCGCCAG ATCTCCACGTACATTACAGTACCCCCATCCCCGCTGATCCAGACGCTGGTGCAGGGGAACATCTTGGTGAGCGATGATGTGCTCATGTCTGCCATGTCAGCCTTCACGTCTCTGGACCAGCCCATGCCCCAGGGCCCCCCACCCGTGCAG AGCAGCCTGAACATGCATTCCGCACCCAGCTACCTCTCCCAGCCTccgccacctcccccaccccctccaccactgcccccacccccaccaccccagcccccaccacccccgccccagagCCTGGGCCCCCCCGGGCGTCCCAATCCTGGCGGAAATGGCGTGGTTGAGGTGTACAGTGCCACGACGGAGCCCCTGGCTGGGAGTGGCACAGTGGAGATCCAGGCATTGGGAATGCAGCCCTACCCACCCCTGGAG GTGCCAAACCAGTGTGTGGAGGCTCCAGTATACCCCACCCCTCCGGTTTACAGCCCCGGCAAACAGGGATTCAAACCGAAAGGACCAAACCCTGCCGCCCCCATGACCAGCGCCACTGGGGGCACGGTGGCCACCTTTGACTCCCCCCCAACGCTGAAGACCCGAAGGGCCAAAGGTGCCAGTGGACTCCCAGAAG CAGCAGGGAAGCCAAAGGCTCAGAAACTGAAGTGCTCATACTGTGACAAGTCGTTCACCAAAAACTTCGACCTTCAGCAGCACATCCGCAG CCACACCGGTGAGAAGCCCTTCCAATGCATTGCATGTGGCCGTGCCTTTGCCCAGAAGTCTAATGTCAAGAAACACATGCAGACTCATAAGGTGTGGCCCCCAGGGCGTAGCGGTGGCACTGTCTCTCGCAACTCTGTAACTGTACAGGTCATGGCCCTCAACCCCAGCAGGCAGGAGGACGAGGAAAACACAG GTTTGGGCCAGACCCTGTCGGGTGCCCCACAGCCCCAGGCCTTGCCCACAGCAGGTGAGGATGAGGGGGACAAGCTGGAGGCCAAGCAGGTGGTCCTCATCGATAGCTCCTACCTGTGCCAGTTCTGCCCCAGCAAGTTCAGCACCTACTTCCAGCTCAAGTCCCACATGACCCAGCATAAGAATGAGCAG GTGTACAAGTGTGTGGTCAAAAGCTGTGCGCAGACCTTCCCGAAGCTCGACACATTTCTGGAGCACATCAAGAGCCACCAGGAGGAGCTGAGCTACCGCTGCCACCTCTGTGGCAAGGACTTCCCCTCGCTGTACGACCTGGGCGTGCACCAGTACTCCCACAGCCTCCTGCCACAGCACAGCCCCAAGAAGGACAGCGCCATCTACAA GTGTGTCAAATGTGTCAACAAATACTCTACTCCCGAGGCCCTGGAGCACCACCTGCAGACCGCCACTCACAACTTCCCCTGCCCGCACTGCCAAAAG GTGTTTCCTTGTGAGCGCTACCTACGGCGTCATCTGCCCACCCACGGCAGTGGGGGCAGGTTCAAGTGCCAGGTGTGCAAGAAGTTCTTCCGGCGAGAGCACTACCTCAAACTTCATGCTCACATCCACTCAG GTGAGAAGCCCTACAAATGCTCAGTGTGCGAGTCTGCGTTCAACCGTAAGGACAAACTGAAGAGACACATGTTGATCCATGAGCCATTCAAGAAATATAAATGCCCCTTCTC GACACACACGGGCTGCAGTAAAGAGTTCAATCGGCCGGACAAACTGAAGGCTCATATCCTCTCCCACTCTG gcatgAAGCTCCACAAGTGCGCCCTGTGCAGCAAGTCCTTCAGCCGCCGTGCCCACCTCGCGGAGCACCAGCGCGCCCACACGGGCAACTACAAGTTCCGCTGTGCTGGCTGTGCCAAGGGCTTTTCCCGACACAAATACCTCAAGGATCACCGCTGCCGCCTTGGCCCCCAAAAGGACAAGGACCTGCAAGCCCGGCGGCCCTCCCGGAGGAGGGCGGCCCCCCGCAGCAGCAGCAGTGGTGGGCGCAAGGTGGTGACCCCCCTGCCTGACCCGCTGGGGCTGGAGGAACTGAAAGACACAGGGGCTGGGCCTGTGCCGGAGGCTGCCCCAGGCAAGCCGCCCTTCTCAGAGCCAGATGCAGTGCTGTCCATCGTAGTGGGTGGCACGGTGGGTGGCGAGCCTGAGCTGGTAGTGCCTGGGCATGCTGAGAGCCTGGGCTCCAACCTGGCGCTGGCGGAGCTGCAGGCAGGGACTGAGGGCCCATGTGCCATGCTCGCTGTGCCTGTGTACATCCAGGCCTCAGAGTGA